The Candidatus Nezhaarchaeota archaeon genomic sequence CTACGTCGCTGGACATAAACTCCTTGAGGGCCTCCTCCTCGATCGGAGTGTCTTTAAAAGCCTCCATTAGCCTCCTAATGCTTATTGAGGCTGCGTCACGGCTCTTCGAGATAGCTCCAAAGCGCCTCGCTACGTGGATGAGCCTACGCTTAAATAAGCCTAGCCTCCAGGCAGAGGCCTTCATTAAGGCCTCCAGGTCGAGGTTCTTAAGCCTCTCCAGCGCCTCTACTACATCCTTAGAGGTCAGCTCTCCACGGTGGGCATAGAGAACTACTCGGTACGGGTCTTGTTGAACAGCTATTGGGAGGAGGAGCTTCTCAGCCAGCGCATCACCCAGCAGGCGGCCTAACGCTCGATTTGCTAAAGTACCTAAGTGGGCGTGGACGACCACGGTGCCCTCCCCCCAGTCCTCCACGAGGACGAGTTCGTCACAAGGTACCGGGAAGCCGTGCTTGACTTGCTCCTCGATTTCAGCAATAGCTCTAGCTACGCTGTCAGGGTCGGAGCAGTACTGTTGGCTAAGCTCTTCAGCTAGCCCACGTAGCGCACGGCCGCGCTTAAGCTCCTCCCCCACATACCTCCTGACGCGCCCTACTTCCTGAGCCACGCTGAACGGAACGGGTATCTCTTCACCCACCCAGCTAGGGATAGCCCCCGTTGGGTCGCTCGTAGGCTCCACGTACACATAGTCGGAGGTTATCGATCTAAGCCTCCAAAGACTCCCTCTAAACACAAACTTCACCCCCGGCTCTCCGTACTCAGCTACGAAAGCTTCGTCGAGCGTGCCCACCGGCGTGCCCGTGGAAGCGTCGACGACTAGGTACGACTTCTCATCGGGTATCATGCTCAATTCGCTAAAGAAGTACTCGTAGAGAGGGCGGTGGTTGCGAGGAGCTAGGACAACGCGGTCAGTATCGTCAATCCACGCTAGCCTAGGGTAGCGGTTGTGCATGTAGCTTAGCACCTTGCTTAAGTCTTGAGTAGTAAGGTCCCGGTAAGGGTAGGCTTTAGAAAAGAGCTCGATGAGCTCTTCGTACCTCCACTTACGCTTATTCATTAAGCACGCCGCGATTTGGTGATTTAGCACGTCGAGGGGCTTGGAGGGGATCTTGACAGGCTCGAGCTCCTCAGAAAGGGCCTTCCTACATATCACCATGGCCTCCAGGGTATCGTCTGGGTCGGCGGTTATTACCACGCCCTCAGCCACTAAGCCCACCCTATGCCCAGACCTGCCTACGCGCTGAACTAGCCGCGTCACTTGGCGAGGGGACATGTACTGTACGACTAGGTCTACGTGGCCTATGTCGATGCCTAGCTCTAGCGAGCTCGTGCAGACTAGGCCTTTTAGCAGCCCCGTCTTCAACCCCTGCTCAGCAGCTACCCTAGAGGGCTTTGATAGCGAGCCGTGGTGAATGCTTACGGGGGCATCGACGTCCCAGACCTTAAAGCGAGACGCTAGGACCTCAGCCATGGACCTCGTGTTAACGAAGATTAGCGCCGATCGCCTAGAGGAGATTAGCTCATTGATTAGCCTAAGCCTAGCCGCAACCTCAGGATAGGTATACGTCTTAGCAGCTAACTCATAGTCGTCGGCGCGCACCTCAGGGTATATGACGGTGAGCCTCATTAACCTAGCAACCGGTACTTTAACTACGTCGACCGGCCTCCCAGCCCCGGCGAGGAAGCAAGCTACAACTTCTGGAGAGCCGACAGTAGCTGAGAGGCCTATAATTTGAAAGTCGTGAAGCGCTACCCATCGAAGCCTCTCTAAGGCAAGCGATAGCTGAGAGCCTCTCTTATCTTCAGCGAGCTCATGTACCTCGTCTACTACCACCCACCTCACTTGGCGTAAGTGGCGGCGCATGACGTAGCCGGACATTAAGGCTTGAAGGGTCTCCGGCGTAGTAATTAACATGTCTGGAGGAAGCTTAGCTTGCTTACTTCGCTCAGAGCTCTCGGTATCGCCATGCCTGACGGCTACCCTTAGCCCTAGCTCCTTCCCCCACCACTCTAAGCGCTCGAGGAGGTCTCTATTGAGAGACCTGAGCGGGGTGACGTAGAGCACCTTAATTCCCGCCGGGTGTGGCCCCTGCTGTAGGTAGAGGCTGAAGATCGGGAGGAGGGCGGCCTCAGTCTTCCCAGTAGCCGTAGGGGCTATGATGAGTAGGTTGCGTCCTTGTAGAATGAGCGGGATGGCTCGCTCTTGAGTCTCGGTCGGCTGCTTAAATCCACGCTTAACGATCGCCTCCTGTACAGGCTTCAGTAGTAAAGAGAAGGCGTTCGATGGTTTTTGCATAGCGAGGCCTCCATGAAGGGTAGGGTTAAAGGTAGTTAGGGAGAGGGGGTAAAAAAGGTAGCCAGAATAGCTATAGCACTTTTTATATGCGTGGGAGCTTCGTAGACTAGGCGTATGGAGGCCCTGAGGTTTAAGTGGAGTAGCTCTGAAGTGAGAGTGGTGAACATTGAGCAGCGGGAGGTTGAAGACTTAGCATTCTGCGCCTACCTATCGCGAAAGCACCCGCTGTGGCACAAGGGCCTACTAGTATGTGCCTGTAGCGACATACTCGATTCGAGGTCGATAGCTTCGAAGTTCCTAAGGGAGGGCGTAGTCTTAATGGAGCAAGCTTGCTATGCCTACATGCCTGAGTATAAAAGAGCCATTAGGGTTAGTGAGGCAGACGCCATGGTGATTACGCCGGTAATTAAGGCCTATGGAGTATTTCGGGCCCTAGCTGAAGAAGTTCAGCAGAGAGCGAGGTGACAGAGCTGCGCATTGAGCTGAGCGCGGAGCTGAGCGCTGATGAGGCTAGGGCCGTAGACCTTAACGCTGAGCACCTCGGGATTCCCAGAGAGCTGCTAATGGAGAACGCCGGCCGAAGCATAGCTGACGTCGTATCTTCGAGGGTAGATGTGCGCGGGAGAAGCGTGCTAGTAGTAGCAGGCGCCGGTAATAAGGGGGGGGATGGCTTCGTAGCCGCTCGCCACCTATCTACTAGAGGCGCTAAGGTCACCGTGGTCTTAGTAAGCTCAGAGGCCGAGATAGCTACTAGGGAGGCTAGGCTCAACTGGGAGGTTTTAAAGAACATGGACCTGACGGTAGAAGTGCACACGCTTAGCTCACTAGGAGTGGAGGGGTTAGCTAAGAAGGTTGAAGAGGCGGACGTAATTATAGATGCCCTAGTGGGGACAGGATTAAGTGGGGCTCTTAGGGAGCCGGTGAAGAAGGTGGTGGAGGCCTTGAATAGAGGCAAGGGCCTTAAGGTAGCTATCGACATACCCACTGGCTTAAACTCAGATACAGGGGAGGTTCTGGGCACTGCCTTCAAGGCGCAGATCACAGTCACTATGCATAAGCCTAAGAGGGGGCTGAAGCTAGCCCGTGAGTGGACCGGAGAAGTAGTAGTAGCGGAGATAGGGATCCCAGTAGAGGCTGAGGTCTACACAGGCCCAGGTGACGTGGCGGCGGTCATTAAGCCTAGGAGGGCCGATACGCACAAGTACGACTATGGCGTAGTCCTAGTGGTAGGCGGAAGCCCTCTATACGCAGGGGCCCCAGCCCTCGCCGGAATGGCCGCCCTTAAATCAGGCGTAGGACTAGTCGTAGTGGCTGCGCCCAGCTCGTCAGCTCCATACATCAAGTCCTTCTCGCCAGACCTCATCGTCCACTCAATTAAGGGGGAGTGGATAGACGAGGGGGCTGCGAGGATCATTATTGAGGCTGGGCTCCTGGAGAAGGCCACGGTAATGGCCCTAGGGCCAGGGCTAGGCTTCAACGACGCCACCGTGGCGGGGGTCAAGGCCCTACTAAGCGAAGCCTCTGAGAGGGGGCTGAGGACGTTGATCGACGCCGACGGCCTAAAGGCACTAGCTACGTTAAGCTCACCTTTAAAAGCGCTCGATTACGTGCTAACGCCACATAGAGGAGAGTACCGTGCATTAATGGGGGAGGAGGCTGGTAGAGGCTTAGAAGAAGCTATCGAGGCCGCTAAGAGGCTAGCGAAGAAGTATAGAGCTACAGTAGTACTTAAGGGACATAGGTCGGTTATAACTGACGGGGAGAGGGTCAAGGTGAACAGGTCCGGGAACCCAGGGATGGCTGTAGGAGGCGTGGGGGACGTCCTCTCAGGGCTCATAGCTGGCTTCATGGCACAAGGGGCGCCTAGCTTTACGGCTTGCTGCGCCGCAACGTACATAAACGGTAGGGCGGGGGACTTGGCAGCCGCCGAGAAAGGCTATCACTTTACGGCGAGCGACCTACTAGAGGCAGTGCCTAGGGCTCTCCGTGAGCTAGAGCCGTGGGCTACTGGCTACGCTGAGCTAAGCGCACCGAGGAGGCTTCCTAAGCAATAATTAGCATAAAAGCTATTTTAGTGGGAGCCCTCCTTGTGAAGGGCCGATGAAGAGAGTTATGCAAGCAGAAAGGTGAAGTCTTCTGGGGTAGCCGAGGCCCACCGCGATGTCAATGGGAGGAGGCTTAAGGCTTTAGCCCGGTGGTGGGTAGCGCGCTGTCAGTGCTCAAGCTGCTCAATTACTTGCTGAGCCGCCAAAACTCCAGCTCCATACTTAAACGAGTAGTTAAACTTCCTAAGGGCTGCTTCTATAGCGCTGACTGTCGAGAGGATGTCGTTAGGCGTAACGCTACCCATGTGGCCGACTCGAAAGCTACGTCCACGCAGCGGGCCGTAGCCATAAGTTATTAAGACCTTCCTACGCTCGACTTCGCGTCGAAAGACGGCATCGTCTATATCGCACCCATTTGGGTAGAGCACCGCCGTCACGGTGTCAGCTTCAAAGCCCGGCTTAGCTAGTATCCTCAGCCCGATGGCCTTCATGGCCCTCCTGAAGGCCTCAGCTAGTACGCGATGGCGCTTAAACCTCTTCCTAAGCCCCTCGGCAAAGATCTGTTTAAGGGCCTCTTCTAAAGCATAGACTAAGCTAATTGGGTGGGTGGATCGATAATTGTTGTAGGGATCTCTCACTACTTTAAGCCAACCCTTAAGATCCCCGTAGAAAGTGGGAATAGGCCTCTCGCGTTGCTCTAAGATCTCGAGCGCATATTTGTCGAGGGACACTATTGATATGCCGGGCGGAGCCCCCAGGCACTTTTGAGTACAGGCACAAGCAACGCTTATCCCCCACTTATCTTGGCGAACCTCTATACCTCCTAGCGAGGCAACTACGTCCACGATAAACAATGCGCCGTACTCTCTAACTACTTCGCCGATCTCCTCAATGGGATTAGCTACGCCACTAGAGGTCTCTACGTGAGTCGCGGTCACAACCTTAAAGCCCCCCTCCTTCAATGCCGACCTAACTTGCTCAGGGGTGAAGCCCTCACCGTAGGGGAGCTCTAAGACAACGGGCTTGCCGCCGCACCGGGCCACCATGTCGGCGAAACGCGCGCTGAAGAAGCCGTTGACAAGGCACAGCACGCGCTCACCTGGCTCTACAAAGTTAACTACGCCAACCTCCTGGCTAAGGGTGCCTGAACCTGAGAATAGAAAGACCTCGCCGCTAACCTGTAGGAGCTTTCTGAGCTTAGAGAGAGCGTTGCGGTAGTGGGCGATAAACGATGGGTGTGAGTGGGGCTCTATCTGCCTGCTCATCGCCCTAAGCACGGCTGGGTCAATAGAAGTAGGGCCTGGGAACATGATAATTCTACGCTCACTCACGCTCAACACCTAAGTCGAGCGCTAATGCTAGGCCGCGCAACGTAGAGGTCTTCTAGAGCAGGAGGCTAATATACTTGCCTTTTAACATCTTCTTGGAAGGGGTGGCTAGTTGATCGACTGGAGCGCAGTGGGAAGCCTCATAGCTAGGGCCTATGGGGCTTTCGAGGACCTTATTACCGGCTTCTTAATCAACACCTTGTTTAAAGCTAAGCCTGAATTAGCTAGTCAATTCAGCGGGCCACTATCGCTACTTATATCGCTCACCGTGCTATACTTACTGCTAACATTGGTCACTGCTGCTAAGAAGGTGATAGGGACAATCCTAGCGATTGGCTGGGTGCTACTTATAGTCGCGATCGCCCTAGCGACAGCGTTTCTCGCTTAACCACCTCAAAGTGCTTTTATTTTTTGGTAAGCTTAGCCAAGGTTCCATGCTTAGAAGAGGGCGCAGCGAACGATTAACGCTAGGTCGGTGCGCGGGGAGGGTTAAGCTCTCCAGTAGGTCATCAGTTCCGTGCGCTCATCATTTTCAGAGTTCACCTCCCCAATCATCCCCCTACGTACTCTTAGCCGCCCTAGAAAGGCTTTACGCCAAAGCTCCATGAGGCTCGAGCCGCCATGCCTACGCTATAATAAACAGGGGCGGCTCGGCTTAACGACCGCCACGTAGCCTAGGCCGCGTTGAAGAGCTAGCCTTTAAAGAAGGAGTAGCTTACCCCTGCCTTCAAGACCCTTCCAGGAGTTGCGAAGAACCTCCCGCCTACGTGGAGGAGGAGGTTAGCCTTCTCTATATTCCACAGGGCTATCCCGTCCTCATCTTTATCTAGCAGACCCTGCTCAGCGTAGGCAGCCACCACCTCGCCGATGAAGAGACAGTGATCCCCTGCCTCTACT encodes the following:
- a CDS encoding DEAD/DEAH box helicase, yielding MQKPSNAFSLLLKPVQEAIVKRGFKQPTETQERAIPLILQGRNLLIIAPTATGKTEAALLPIFSLYLQQGPHPAGIKVLYVTPLRSLNRDLLERLEWWGKELGLRVAVRHGDTESSERSKQAKLPPDMLITTPETLQALMSGYVMRRHLRQVRWVVVDEVHELAEDKRGSQLSLALERLRWVALHDFQIIGLSATVGSPEVVACFLAGAGRPVDVVKVPVARLMRLTVIYPEVRADDYELAAKTYTYPEVAARLRLINELISSRRSALIFVNTRSMAEVLASRFKVWDVDAPVSIHHGSLSKPSRVAAEQGLKTGLLKGLVCTSSLELGIDIGHVDLVVQYMSPRQVTRLVQRVGRSGHRVGLVAEGVVITADPDDTLEAMVICRKALSEELEPVKIPSKPLDVLNHQIAACLMNKRKWRYEELIELFSKAYPYRDLTTQDLSKVLSYMHNRYPRLAWIDDTDRVVLAPRNHRPLYEYFFSELSMIPDEKSYLVVDASTGTPVGTLDEAFVAEYGEPGVKFVFRGSLWRLRSITSDYVYVEPTSDPTGAIPSWVGEEIPVPFSVAQEVGRVRRYVGEELKRGRALRGLAEELSQQYCSDPDSVARAIAEIEEQVKHGFPVPCDELVLVEDWGEGTVVVHAHLGTLANRALGRLLGDALAEKLLLPIAVQQDPYRVVLYAHRGELTSKDVVEALERLKNLDLEALMKASAWRLGLFKRRLIHVARRFGAISKSRDAASISIRRLMEAFKDTPIEEEALKEFMSSDVDLEGVRTLLKQLGEGRVRLIQLRAEAPTPMTKRALERASRKTELIPPERMHRIIIESAKARLLNETRYLTCTNCWGWFEAARVMDLPDHPSCPRCRSRALAPLDLDEGQVKKLLEKAGRTVSRADRRVLGRALKMASLVQQYGKPAIFVLAGRDIDPEVAEEILGKSSTIGDELVELVVNAEKEALRKRFL
- a CDS encoding NAD(P)H-hydrate dehydratase, with product MTELRIELSAELSADEARAVDLNAEHLGIPRELLMENAGRSIADVVSSRVDVRGRSVLVVAGAGNKGGDGFVAARHLSTRGAKVTVVLVSSEAEIATREARLNWEVLKNMDLTVEVHTLSSLGVEGLAKKVEEADVIIDALVGTGLSGALREPVKKVVEALNRGKGLKVAIDIPTGLNSDTGEVLGTAFKAQITVTMHKPKRGLKLAREWTGEVVVAEIGIPVEAEVYTGPGDVAAVIKPRRADTHKYDYGVVLVVGGSPLYAGAPALAGMAALKSGVGLVVVAAPSSSAPYIKSFSPDLIVHSIKGEWIDEGAARIIIEAGLLEKATVMALGPGLGFNDATVAGVKALLSEASERGLRTLIDADGLKALATLSSPLKALDYVLTPHRGEYRALMGEEAGRGLEEAIEAAKRLAKKYRATVVLKGHRSVITDGERVKVNRSGNPGMAVGGVGDVLSGLIAGFMAQGAPSFTACCAATYINGRAGDLAAAEKGYHFTASDLLEAVPRALRELEPWATGYAELSAPRRLPKQ
- a CDS encoding alanine--glyoxylate aminotransferase family protein; the encoded protein is MSERRIIMFPGPTSIDPAVLRAMSRQIEPHSHPSFIAHYRNALSKLRKLLQVSGEVFLFSGSGTLSQEVGVVNFVEPGERVLCLVNGFFSARFADMVARCGGKPVVLELPYGEGFTPEQVRSALKEGGFKVVTATHVETSSGVANPIEEIGEVVREYGALFIVDVVASLGGIEVRQDKWGISVACACTQKCLGAPPGISIVSLDKYALEILEQRERPIPTFYGDLKGWLKVVRDPYNNYRSTHPISLVYALEEALKQIFAEGLRKRFKRHRVLAEAFRRAMKAIGLRILAKPGFEADTVTAVLYPNGCDIDDAVFRREVERRKVLITYGYGPLRGRSFRVGHMGSVTPNDILSTVSAIEAALRKFNYSFKYGAGVLAAQQVIEQLEH